One Urocitellus parryii isolate mUroPar1 chromosome 8, mUroPar1.hap1, whole genome shotgun sequence DNA window includes the following coding sequences:
- the Ring1 gene encoding E3 ubiquitin-protein ligase RING1: protein MTTPANAQNASKTWELSLYELHRTPQEAIMDGTEIAVSPRSLHSELMCPICLDMLKNTMTTKECLHRFCSDCIVTALRSGNKECPTCRKKLVSKRSLRPDPNFDALISKIYPSREEYEAHQDRVLIRLSRLHNQQALSSSIEEGLRMQAMHRAQRVRRPMPGSDQTTTMSGGEGEPGEGEGDGEDVSSDSAPDSAPGPAPKRPRGGGAGGSSVGTGGGGTGGVGGGAGSEDSGDRGGTLGGGTLGPPSPPGAPSPPEPGGEIELVFRPHPLLVEKGEYCQTRYVKTTGNATVDHLSKYLALRIALERRQQQEAGEPGGPGGGASDTGGPDGGGGEGGGTGGGDGPEEPALPSLEGVSEKQYTIYIAPGGGAFTTLNGSLTLELVNEKFWKVSRPLELCYAPTKDPK from the exons ATGACGACGCCGGCGAATGCCCAGAATGCCAGCAAAACGTGGGAACTGAGTCTGTATGAGCTGCACCGGACCCCGCAG GAAGCCATCATGGATGGCACAGAGATTGCAGTTTCCCCTCGGTCACTGCATTCAGAACTCATGTGCCCCATCTGCCTGGACATGCTAAAGAATACAATGACAACCAAGGAGTGCCTCCATCGGTTCTGCTCTGACTGCATTGTCACAGCCCTGCGAAGCGG GAACAAGGAGTGTCCTACCTGCAGAAAAAAGCTGGTATCCAAGCGATCCCTACGACCAGACCCCAACTTTGACGCCCTGATCTCTAAGATCTATCCCAGCCGGGAGGAATATGAGGCCCATCAAGACCGAGTGCTCATCCGCCTCAGCCGCCTGCACAACCAACAGGCGCTGAGCTCCAGCATTGAGGAGGGGCTGCGCATGCAGGCCATGCACAG GGCCCAGCGTGTGAGGCGACCGATGCCTGGGTCAGATCAGACCACAACGATGAGTGGGGGGGAAGgagagcctggggagggagagggggatggAGAAGATGTGAGCTCAGATTCAGCCCCTGActctgccccaggccctgctcccaagCGACCCCGTGGAGGGGGCGCAGGGGGCAGCAGTGTAGGGACagggggagggggtactggggggGTGGGTGGAGGTGCTGGTTCAGAAGACTCTGGTGACAGGGGAGGCACGCTGGGAGGGGGAACCCTGGGCCCCCCAAGCCCTCCTGGGGCCCCCAGTCCCCCGGAGCCAGGCGGAGAAATTGAGCTCGTGTTCCGGCCCCACCCCCTGCTCGTGGAGAAGGGAGAATACTGCCAGACTAG gTATGTGAAGACAACTGGGAATGCCACAGTGGACCATCTCTCCAAGTACTTGGCCCTGCGCATTGCCCTTGAGCGGAGGCAGCAGCAAGAGGCCGGCGAGCCAGGAGGGCCTGGAGGGGGTGCCTCTGACACTGGGGGACCTGATGGGGGTGGTGGGGAAGGTGGGGGTACCGGAGGAGGTGATGGTCCTGAGGAGCCTGCTTTGCCCAGCCTGGAGGGTGTCAGTGAAAAGCAGTACACCATCTACATCGCACCTGGAGGTGGAGCATTCACG ACGCTGAATGGCTCACTGACCCTGGAGCTGGTGAATGAGAAGTTCTGGAAGGTGTCCCGACCACTAGAGCTCTGCTATGCCCCCACTAAGGATCCAAAGTGA
- the Hsd17b8 gene encoding (3R)-3-hydroxyacyl-CoA dehydrogenase isoform X2, with amino-acid sequence MAWVPAHRPPAMASQLRLRSALALVTGAGSGIGRAVSARLAREGATVAACDVDGTAAQETVRLLDGSGSEEGAPGGNHAAFQADVSEARATRRLLEKVQASFSRPPSVVVSCAGITRDEFLLHMSEDDWDQVIDVNLKGIFLVTQAAAQALVSSGCHGSIINISSIVGKVGNIGQINYAASKAGVIGLTQTAARELGRYGIRCNSVLPGFIATPMTEKMPQKVKDKVTGMIPMGHWGNPEDVADVVAFLASEDSGYITGASVEVTGGLFM; translated from the exons ATGGCTTGGGTGCCCGCCCACCGGCCGCCCGCCATGGCGTCTCAGCTTCGGCTCCGTTCTGCGCTGGCCTTGGTCACAG GTGCGGGTAGCGGTATCGGCCGGGCGGTTAGTGCGCGCCTGGCCAGAGAGGGGGCTACCGTAGCCGCCTGCGACGTGGAcgggacagcagctcaggagacggTGCGGCTGCTAGACGGGTCGGGGAGTGAGGAAGGGGCGCCGGGCGGGAACCACGCTGCCTTCCAGGCTGATGTGTCTGAGGCCAGGGCCACCAGGCGCCTGCTGGAAAAAGTGCAG GCCAGCTTTTCTCGCCCGCCATCTGTCGTTGTGTCTTGTGCGGGCATCACTCGGGATGAGTTTCTGCTCCACATGTCTGAGGATGACTGGGACCAAGTCATAGACGTCAACCTCAAG GGCATTTTCCTAGTTACTCAGGCTGCAGCTCAAGCCTTGGTGTCCAGTGGTTGTCACGGCTCCATTATCAATATCAGTAGCATCGTTGGAAAG GTGGGGAACATCGGGCAGATAAACTATGCTGCATCCAAGGCTGGAGTGATTGGGCTCACCCAGACTGCAGCCCGAGAGCTTGGACG ATATGGGATCCGCTGTAACTCTGTCCTCCCAGGGTTCATTGCAACACCCATGACAGAGAAAATGCCACAGAAAGTGAAGGATAAG GTGACCGGAATGATCCCAATGGGACACTGGGGGAACCCTGAGG ATGTGGCAGATGTGGTTGCATTCTTGGCATCTGAAGACAGTGGATACATCACAGGGGCCTCAGTGGAAGTCACTG GAGGTCTTTTCATGTAA
- the Hsd17b8 gene encoding (3R)-3-hydroxyacyl-CoA dehydrogenase isoform X1: MAWVPAHRPPAMASQLRLRSALALVTGAGSGIGRAVSARLAREGATVAACDVDGTAAQETVRLLDGSGSEEGAPGGNHAAFQADVSEARATRRLLEKVQASFSRPPSVVVSCAGITRDEFLLHMSEDDWDQVIDVNLKGIFLVTQAAAQALVSSGCHGSIINISSIVGKVGNIGQINYAASKAGVIGLTQTAARELGRYGIRCNSVLPGFIATPMTEKMPQKVKDKVTGMIPMGHWGNPEDVADVVAFLASEDSGYITGASVEVTGMMPAWGKRGHRRGTQTI, from the exons ATGGCTTGGGTGCCCGCCCACCGGCCGCCCGCCATGGCGTCTCAGCTTCGGCTCCGTTCTGCGCTGGCCTTGGTCACAG GTGCGGGTAGCGGTATCGGCCGGGCGGTTAGTGCGCGCCTGGCCAGAGAGGGGGCTACCGTAGCCGCCTGCGACGTGGAcgggacagcagctcaggagacggTGCGGCTGCTAGACGGGTCGGGGAGTGAGGAAGGGGCGCCGGGCGGGAACCACGCTGCCTTCCAGGCTGATGTGTCTGAGGCCAGGGCCACCAGGCGCCTGCTGGAAAAAGTGCAG GCCAGCTTTTCTCGCCCGCCATCTGTCGTTGTGTCTTGTGCGGGCATCACTCGGGATGAGTTTCTGCTCCACATGTCTGAGGATGACTGGGACCAAGTCATAGACGTCAACCTCAAG GGCATTTTCCTAGTTACTCAGGCTGCAGCTCAAGCCTTGGTGTCCAGTGGTTGTCACGGCTCCATTATCAATATCAGTAGCATCGTTGGAAAG GTGGGGAACATCGGGCAGATAAACTATGCTGCATCCAAGGCTGGAGTGATTGGGCTCACCCAGACTGCAGCCCGAGAGCTTGGACG ATATGGGATCCGCTGTAACTCTGTCCTCCCAGGGTTCATTGCAACACCCATGACAGAGAAAATGCCACAGAAAGTGAAGGATAAG GTGACCGGAATGATCCCAATGGGACACTGGGGGAACCCTGAGG ATGTGGCAGATGTGGTTGCATTCTTGGCATCTGAAGACAGTGGATACATCACAGGGGCCTCAGTGGAAGTCACTGGTATGATGCCAGCATGGGGAAAGAGAGGGCACAGAAGAGGAACTCAAACCATATGA